The Aptenodytes patagonicus chromosome 22, bAptPat1.pri.cur, whole genome shotgun sequence genome contains the following window.
AAagagtttgttatttttttcccctttcggCAGTTTAATTCACTTCAAAACTTACATTAGCTACTCTTTTAAACAGAGTGGAAGAAATTCTTTAACACATTTAATAGGacttttatataaattttttGTGTCAGGTCTTTTTATATCTTTCTAATCAACTTTCGCCGGTGCTGGACAGACTTGGATCCAAGCTGTTACGCAGAGCTGAATGACTGAAGAGattgaaattaataataacagGGAGGTGATCGGTAATAGCTAAAACAACCTGAACACTCCAATTCTGGAAAGCCCCTAATTTACATAAATGGATGGATGCATGTGACTTGCCGCCTTGAGTTCAAGCTGTCTGTTTGCCCAGGTGGTTGCTCACACAGAAGAGTTATTTACTGCCCCGAACCTGTTTGTTTTTGTGATCGGACTGCCTCCGGCAGCCCCAGAGGTGTTCTGCCCCTTGCACTCTGCCATCCTGGCTATGTCTGGCTGTACAGAGCTGCCCAGTTGAAGCCGTGGCTGGGCATCCTGGTCCCACGTTTGTTGTCTCAAGTCCTGAGGGACTGCTCTCAGGATGGATGTACGTTCACCCAGGGAAGTTTTACTTGTAAAATCTGTAATTTCCACATTCGGTTGCACGAACTGAGGCTGTCCCGGCCTGTGCTGTCACCTTCCCATCCACTGGCAGCTCCAGCTTCCTTCTTGGTTTATATTATGGTGAAAAGTGACCTTGTTTTACTTAGGATTTTGGACCTGAACAGTGGGACTCCCCCATTAACATACAAGAGGTTCCTTCACATTCTGTCTCTGCTCGGCGACCCTGAGGTGCCTGTCCGAAACCTTACAGCTGAAGACTTCCAGTAAGTAACACCCAGACAGCGGGAAATTGCAGGTCCTTTTTCTCTGCCCAGAAAAAGAAGAGCCAGGGCCACGGTGTTTTAGATGTTACGTTGCATTACTTCTGTGCGTGGAGGGTTATCGATTGTACGTACAGGGGAGGGGATTCTGCCGttgggaggggagagcagatgAGAGGGGGCGCAGTCCAAAGGCTTAAGCTTCTGCAAGGCACATTGAGACAGACTTCTAAGGTACGTAAAAGTTTAACAGAGGAATGACTAAGGAATTACAGGTTGGTCTCTCAAAGGCATGCTCTAGCTTCCTCACAAATCAAGATTCAAGGCAGGAATTGGATGAACCACTGTAGTTCGTTTTATGCGGGAAGTTCGGTGGGATAATCATACTGTTCCCTTCTGGCTTTAaatctttctctcctcccctctgctgtaTGGGAAGGAGAGACCGAGCTCATGTCTCCCAGGACTTGAGAAGCAGCTCAGAGTCAAGGATGTCTTATGTTTAGCTCCGCATGAGGAGAGGTCAGTGATCCAAAGGGAGGTAAGATTGGGGTAGGAGAGAGCTGGCCACTGGGGATGGGACTGCAGATACTTGGGACTTGTGTCAAGCGCCTCCTGTGTGACCTCAGCTCCGTGTCGGTAACCGAGGCTTAGGTCTTCCCATCTTGCGGGAATCCTGTTAATTCCTGAATGTTGTCCTCAGATAGTCTGATGATAAGACCCATGTAAGTATTGGGATATAGCCGTTCCTGTATTTTTTCttgcactggttttttttttttcctttttttccctaatttatttgctctttttaaattaatgatgATGAGAGCTAAGTGGTTCACAAGCTTCCCAGCAGGCCTGTGTTGTGTCAGTGCTCTGAGAGCTGCACTGGCCCCTTCTTCTGTAGGTGTCTGCAACAGAGCTGAGCTCAGTTTTTTCCAGGTAAGCAGAAAGAGCTCTGTTGATATCTGAGTCCATTCATGGCTTTTGAGAAGTCTGCGTACCACTGACACGTCCTTGAACCTCCTCCTCTGTGTTTTACAGGGGGGAAGGTAACTGTACCCTGATGCTCTTCCAGCCTCACGGGGGGCAGAGGCCTTGGGGAAGCCTCAGCAGCTGAGGCTGCAGAAGAGATGTGGGGGTACGGCTCAGAGGCGTGGGCTTGGGGAGCCCCCACCTTGGTTAGGAAGGAGCAGCTGCGGGGGCGGCCCAGGGAGCTGATCTGCCTCCTTCCCTATGAAACCTCTCCCAGAGCGACCTCTCCTCGGAGGCACGGGAGCTGGAGCGGCCTTTGGAGGCAGCACCAGTGCCCCGTAATTACGTTTAGAGTCTGAGGAGGCTCTTGGCTCCCTCGCAGGGATGGATGAGGCAGCTGGGGGGAGCTGGAGAGGAGGTGCCTCCGAGCCTTACGTAGCGGATGGGAAGCCAGAGGGGTGTCTGAGCTACGGGGGCTGCAGCCGACTGCTCTGAGCGCTGTAATTTGGTGGGTCTGTTCCTCTTCCCCCAGTTCAGGCTAGAATTACCTGGAGCGATTGCAGAACGACCTCTTTCTTACGCAAGGAGGGTGCAGCCTGGGGTTTCTGGCTGTGCTTTCGTTCccctgtgctctggctgtgccacaACAGAGGAGATCTTGGCGTGTGCAATGGGCAGGGGTCTTCCTCCCTCTTCTGGCTCCAGTTCCCTCTTTGAAAGAGGCCTCTCTCTCACATTAGGAGATGTAGGCCCCCTGACCCGGGCCTGGCTGAGTGTTACAGGGTGCCTCTCCCCGTGGATTTGACGATCTCCCTGGAGAGCCTTTCCccctggagaggaggggagacCGAAGGGCTACAGTGCCTGGAGCAACACTTGACTGACCAGGTCAGCCTTGATTTTACATGGGTGATGATGGTGGCTCTAGATGGGCTGAGGTTGCTGTCCACCTTGCTCCTTTTATGTGTCTGGACGCCAAGAAACCGCTCAGCTGTTCCAGCTCTAGCTGAGTTCTTCCCCGCCGGGGCTCAGCTCTTGGCAGCCCAGCCTGCCTTGGTGCTGGCTGCTTTTAAGCAGATGCTTTACCCGCTCCCAACTTCATAAAGTGGAAAAGATCTTCAGTGCGGCGCTGTTGCACCGAGAGAGCTGTTCCCCGTGTCACAAAATCACCCGGCTctctggggagagcagagcttcACAGCACCCACGGGTGAGACGTGGCCTTGACGTTGGGCTTGGAGGAGGTCTATGTATTTGGAGATCTTGGAGGAGGACGGCAGCCTGGGCTCAAGATGTTGTCCTTGATGGTGGCACTTGTGGGAGGATGGGCGGTGGGAGCATTTTCCGGGCATGACGTTGAACAGGCCTCTGTGATGCAGAAGCCAATTGCCGAGAGTTTTTGCCCCGTTTCATTAGCTGGACATGTGTCACCTTGTACTGTCTGAACCtggatttctgttttcattttagggCTGGGTGGCAAGTTTCACCAAACCGAGAACAATCCCAAATTCACTGCTTCCAAGCACCACAGGCCTGAGCCCGTATTTCAGTATGGGCTGTCTGTCAGTTCGCACCTTTTTTTATAGGTTGTCAAACATTTGTGCTCAGGTAAGAAAATAATTGGTCATAGTTAGGCAAATCCAGCACCCTCACGTGTTTGGTGTGTGAGGCTAGGATTTAACACTCGGATCATCTTAGTAGAGACCTGGTGcatcagaaaatgctgctttgctAATGTCTTCTCACAGAGTCCTATGAAATCTGTGAGTGGCTTTATATGTTGTGTGAAACACCCGTGAACGTATTACAGCTTTTCCCAATTAAGTTTTAGAAATATGATAAATAGGGAGCAAGGAGACCTGGAAGCAGCAGGGAAGCCCAGGAAAACCCTCCTAAAATTCAAGGAGTTCAAGACGTCTGCCTGATGTTTAAGTGAAGTTTTCGATCCGTTTAGCCTGTTCAAgcagttttgtttttagaaagcatCTGTTTTCATCTTAGAGAAGTTTTAACTATAGCATAAGCCAAAACCGACTTCTGAAAACTTGTTTGATTCTTAAGAAACAGTATGGTTGAAAACAACCCAAGAAAACCAAGGTCTCTCTGAACCTCCTTCTTAAGAGTATCTCGAGACATGCCTGAGCCACCTGAATTCAGCAAGCTGAGCAGTTAATATGTTAATAAACGCATGTTTGGTTTAAGAAATCCCAGTGTGACACCATTTTGGAAGGCAGATGGAGAATGTTTGGGGTAACACTGAGGTCTAACAGAGTTCAGCTTTGCTTTTGGGCGTATAGCATTGCTTCAGATCTTTGATTTCTTTGGCTTTCATGGTCAAGTGCCACGAAGCCAGTAGTGCAGTTAGATTAATCTTTATTTTATGGGCCTGACAGTCACAAAATGAGTGAGACTGCAATGGTATAGATGAACTGAAGCTTTCACCTCGCGTGTCTTTTGCAGGCCAAGCATCACTCTCTGCCCCCAGTGTCGCTCCAAGGGCAGCTTCTGTGGAGGGAATTCTTCTATACAGTGGCGTCAGCAACACCAAACTTCACCAAAATGGCTGGGAACCCCATCTGCCTTCAGATCAATTGGCGTGAGGATGCAGAGAGGCTCCACAAATGGAGAACGGTAACAGGATGTATTGCCACAGCTGCTACGTTTCAGTTTAGAGCTTTTCTGTTGCCCTGAGATTGTTCCCTGCTGCCTATTTGAGGTTTGCCCCCTATTTTGGGGCTTACAGTGCTGTGTAGAAAAGAAGCGTAATGAAGCTTCGTGCAGGAGGGCtgatgtttcttttctgctgcagGCACAGACGGGGTTCCCGTGGATCGACGCGATTATGACCCAGctgcgccaggaaggctggatccATCACCTTGCTCGGCACGCCGTTGCCTGCTTCCTGACGCGGGGGGACCTTTGGATCAGCTGGGAAGAGGGCATGAAGGTTCacttttggtttttggttttctctGTTCTGGCTGACCTTGAGAAACGCCTGCAAAATGTGAGCCTGGCAGTGGGAGGTGTACTGTAGAGCAGTGCTTCGTTACTGAGCCTCGCTAGAAATCTCGTGGTTTATGAAATCTCATGGTCTCTCGCTCGAGTCTGAGCCCTGCTGTGCTGGGTGCAGCGGTGAGAGGTCGTTCCCATCCCCAAGGCCTGGCGATTTTGGATGGTGAGGATATTGGAGACCTGCTCAGTCTGCAGCAGGCCTCAAAGCCAGAGCTTTGGGCTTTGGGTTGCTCTGTCGCTGGGTCCTGCTCTAGCTTCCTTCTGGCAAACTGTCTTGCTGGAGAGCCTTCCCTGTGTGCCCTGCGAGGAGGGTAGCCCAGACCAGCACGGTGCCAAGCTTCAcccttcatctcccagcctgttgtgttttgggtttgtttttttgccaCAAAGGCAGCCATTTCAGGggtgtttctctctttctcttcctgtcccGAAAGTGCAGGTGTTTGAAGAGCTGCTTTTAGATGCTGACTACAGCATCAACGCGGGGAACTGGATGTGGCTGTCGGCCAGCGCTTTCTTCCACCAGTACACACGGATCTTCTGCCCTGTCCGCTTTGGGAGGCGCACGGACCCCGAGGGGCAGTACGTCTGGTACGGCCATGCACGGCATGGCACCGTCTGCTCCGTTAGTGCTTCCCTGGCTCCTCTTACAGCAGGAGCTGATGAACTCGGTCTGTTTGAAACACGTACCCCTGTGGAACAGGGGTCACAGCAATGATTTTATTTAACACataaggaaactgaggcacagagaagcaAAGAGACATACCCATGGTTGCACAGGTGATGACCGAGCAGGGCATCGTATTGATTTGTGAGTACTTGTCGGCTCCAGCACCGTGTTTGATCACCAGGCTGGCTCCTCTTTCTAAAGGACCCGAGTAAAACTTCCCACAGCTCCCCCCCCTCCAGTCTGTGCTGTGTCTCTTGGTTTTGTAGGGGGTCCGATTAATTTCAGACACTTGAGTTTTATTTCCCACTCCGGGTGAGTCCTCTTTGCTTCAAAGTCTCAGTTTCCTGATCTCTAAATAAGGTACTGACGGGCTTTCTCATAAGTAGTGGGTGTTTTTACAGCTAACTGCAATAGGGGCAGGCTGTGGTGGTGTCTGAGCAAACAACTCAATTTCCCCACATCTCCTCTTCCTCACGTCCTGTCCAGCTTTGTGTCTTGTCACGGGGAAGCCCACGCTGACACACCTGACAGAGTGGGGCAGAAAATGACTTTTCTGTTCCGTAagaattttttagatttttttaaaatttgcttggTTTTGAAATTTATTAGGGTTTAGAacaaaatgtcagtgaaaatgttaaaaacaaaaatattttggatgaaGTAAAAACTGAAGTAATGTTTAAATCAACCCATTTATTCTTTGCTGTAAAGTTAACTTTTGGAAGATATCACCCTATGGAGGGTTTCAGAACATAAAAACAACTCTTCTGTGCAAAATGAATCAGAACTTCCCCATGGATtgtagtatcatagaatcatagaatcactgaggttggaaaagacctctaagatcatcgagtccaaccgtcaacccaacaccaccaccatgcccactaaaccatgtccctaagtgcctcatctactcgtcttttaaatacctccagggatggggactccaccacttccctgggcagcctgttccaatgtttcaccactctttcagtaaagaaatttttcctcacgtccaatctaaacctcccctggcacaacttgaggccgtttcctctcgtcctatcgcttgttccttgggagaagagaccgaccccacctcgctacaacctcctttcaggtagttgtagagagcgatgaggtctcccctcagcctccttttctccaggctgaacaaccccagttccctcagccgctcctcatcagacttgttctccagacccctcaccagcctcgttgcccttctctggacacgctccagcacctcaacgtccttcttgtagtgaggggcccaaaactgaacacagtattcgaggtgcggcctcaccagtgccgagtacaggggcacgatcacttccctactcctgctggccacactatttctgatacaggccaggatgccattggccttcttggccacctgggcacactgctggctcatgttcagccggctgtcgaccagcacccccaggtccttttccgccaggcagctttccagccgctcttccccaagcctgtagcgctgcatggggttgttgtggccgaagtgcaggacccggcacttggcctcgttgagcctcatacagttggcctgggcccatcaatccagcctgtccaggtccctctgcagagccttcctaccctcgagcagatcaacactcgtATCAATACGATCACCAAGAATTAATATGGCATAGGTTGGTTTACACTTCTCTTAAATGTCTGAGTATTTGTCTGGAGGATTATAAAACCCCATATTATTCCTGTTTTGTAGGAAATACTTGCCTATACTAAAGAACTTTCCCTCCAAGTACATCTACGAGCCCTGGACAGCATCTGAAGAGGAGCAGAAGCAAGCGGGGTGTATCATAGGTAATTCATTGGGATACCTTGCTAAGGATTTTGCTGCTGCTAACTGTCCAAAATGATTACATGGGTGAGATGGAAGCGTCACGCTTCCAACACAAGTCATGCATTTATCTTCTGAAAATGGATTAATCCAGCAGTCTACCTTCTGTCAATTCTCCTTTAAAGTTTTTTACTGGAGTCTAATTTCAGAGTACATATTTTTGCCTCAACTTCATGTCCTAAAACTACTGCATCACTCTAAGTTGTTGCCTGTGCATTTATCTGTCTCGGATGCCTGGCTGTCTTTAAATAGCATCTGAACATCTTGTGCTTTTACGCTTGCTCTAATGCATCTCTGAAGTCTCTTAGCAGCTTACGTCTACGGGAGCTTTTAGTCTttgatggagagaaataggcacttctGAAGAGTGGGTCACTCTTAGATgccatttattttaagaaaagctgcAAGCATTTGCCCTGGTGCAAATCCAGTGAAACGTCCTTGATTAGTTCCGTAAAGGGCTGCTGTCTCCGTGTTGCACCAGGTCAAGATTACCCTTTCCCCATGGTGAACCACAAGGAAGCCAGCGATCACAACCTGCAGCTGATGAAACAAGTCAGAGAGGAACAGTACAGAACAGCCCAGCTCACGAGAGGTAAGAGGTGCTGCAGCACTGGATGTTCAGCGTACTGCGACGCAGAGGCTGTCACCAGCTTTGGGCGTTGGTTTTGTGTTGCTTTCCAGGATGCCTTTCCTCTTGGTTACCAACACCACGTGCTGCTCTTCTAGTTACCGTTAAAATGGGAAACCCAGAGGTTGAGCAGTGTCCCTTCCCTTCTGGCCGCTCTTGCGGGATGGGAGCTTGCTTGTGCCGGCTGGAGGAATGCCTTCCCAAAAGCGGGCCTTCTCCACCTTCCGCAGGTCTGCACAGACAgactccccagcccccagctttGCAAGGTGCTATCTCCAAGGTGCAGGAatctctgcagctctgcccacGCCTCTTGCGAACCAGAGCATCGTTGTTTGTCCTTTTTACCATGATCTACCCTGCCCTGTAGCAGGAATTATTTGAGATTCCCACTGACCACTAATTAGCAAAAAGCCCTTAAGAGCTGAGCTGCTCTAAGAAATTTACCTTTTGAACTTGTTTTCTAAATAGGTTAAACACATGCATAACAAACGGGTAGTTATCAGGTAAGGCTGGAATACTCAAACTTTGGGCTAGCCTGAATTAATTAGGTATTTCCAGTCACAGAGATGTTCCACTTACATGGCACCTGGGCTCTTAAAATTGAAGTCCTAGGGCCTGTGATCAGCTTGTAGCCTCAGAGGAATCCTCTGCAGGAAGGGAAGTGAAGCAATGCTTTTGTATGCTGCCATAGCAGCCCCCGTATATATTACAGAAATCCAACATGCAGCAGCCGAGGGGAGTTTGAAGTATTCCTGCCTCGATTGCTATGGTCAGAAGGAATTAATTGTTCCCAGTCCTGTGCGTACTCATGTATCCAGGAGGTTGCACATTGGTACCTTCCGGATATAACCGATGTGTGCTGACAGTTCTTCCACAAACTCTTTGGTATAGGGGAGTAAATGTCACAGATGGAGTGGGagtgcacttcactcataagagtgAAGCATAAGTATCATAAGAGATacgcaacaatacactttattgatagaaaacagtgagtttacaaagttcaatggtaaatgcgacagtggtttaacaagatccCATGGcagggtacacttgattatttagtgcacagaggacagggtcagacaaaactgtcagggagaccctcccggtCTTGCTGGAGAGCCTTCCCTGTGTGCCCTGTGAGGAGGGTAGCCCGGACCAGCACGGTGCCAAGCTTCAcccttcatctcccagcctgttgtgttttgggtttgtttttgccACAAAGGCAGCCATTTCAGGggtgtttctctctttctcttcctgtcctGAAAGTGCAGGTGTGCTGCACTTGTGCAGGAAGTGCTCAACCTCCCCGTGAGCGATGAGGTTCAGAAAGGCCCCCcctgctttctaaactccttctcagagaggagtctaggtgcggctggatccaatcctagtcccagacttggccaacggtttatgtctaaaggattatagatgcacaattaatcctttctatcacttagctaagatttcaaagtttagcatgctgttagccacttaccaagtatctgtcgcggcaaggaatctctcaacctcgaggagtaaccctgggaggtgtccctactcaaggggagatcctggcgtgcagcccgctgccgtgcaggagagcgcaacgggccctgggctgtccactatttatggagtaggatgattgacttacagtcatatttgcataccagcgaGACGTCTGGGTCGCTGcgccagacagcccttggctactgtgttgccatccgtcCCCAAAGTCCCCATAAGGTGGATGCAGCCGTCgggacccccactggtggtcattgcttacgcggggtggggggagcacaccgccacactcCACCCCGTGACTACAGTCAATTCATCTTACCTTCACAGAGTGGTGGTacggtcacctcttgcctctgtgccatAAATAGTATATTGATAGTTTGTGCGCTTATAGATCCACGGTAAGTAGATAGTGAAGCACTGCTATTGGTCGTGCAttaatttgtatgttttgggtggttgaagttgggttatttgttttatcgTGTACCAAAACTTTATATACAATATAGTTATAAGCAATAGACATATTAGAGTTAGTAAAATCACAACTGGGTGAAGCATGAGAGTAAACGCTCCcgttgctgtcggtgaccatccaagaagagtttcccaccgatggtgttctccatccttcttcactctttccaagacatggtgtatctcttctgcatcatgatgaacggtgattagagtttGTGTCCATTGTTTTGGACACGTTCCACCAGTTGACACAGGTCATCGTGTTGTAGTCGTTTCTTCACCAATGTAAGATCCATTCCGATGGGGGTAGGCAATAAATCCTGACTCAATGTATAACTAGATTGTAACTATTGATAAGGtataacaggagctgaataattaaagtcgcATCCCACAACTGTactaaagttacaaacacaaatatttgagcgattgcttgtatctacagtaacatTATCTACGAATATAAAACCACAAAGGGTTcccatacaaacacatccttttccaatatatacaagtACAGCTTCAGGGGCTTCatcgggatgtatttcaaaatgacaaacgttt
Protein-coding sequences here:
- the LOC143170085 gene encoding cryptochrome-1-like isoform X3 encodes the protein MPHCTIHLFRKGLRLHDNPTLLAALESSEVVYPVYILDRKFMTSVMRVGDLRWHFLLQSLEDLQKNLCQLGSCLLVIQGEYESVLRDHIQKWNITQVTLDAEMEPFYKEMEASIRRLGEELGFEVLSLVGHSLYDTKRILDLNSGTPPLTYKRFLHILSLLGDPEVPVRNLTAEDFQRCRPPDPGLAECYRVPLPVDLTISLESLSPWRGGETEGLQCLEQHLTDQGWVASFTKPRTIPNSLLPSTTGLSPYFSMGCLSVRTFFYRLSNICAQAKHHSLPPVSLQGQLLWREFFYTVASATPNFTKMAGNPICLQINWREDAERLHKWRTAQTGFPWIDAIMTQLRQEGWIHHLARHAVACFLTRGDLWISWEEGMKVFEELLLDADYSINAGNWMWLSASAFFHQYTRIFCPVRFGRRTDPEGQYVWKYLPILKNFPSKYIYEPWTASEEEQKQAGCIIGQDYPFPMVNHKEASDHNLQLMKQVREEQYRTAQLTRGALQRLPNYANCHEPILLRSWDSMPP
- the LOC143170085 gene encoding cryptochrome-1-like isoform X1, encoding MPHCTIHLFRKGLRLHDNPTLLAALESSEVVYPVYILDRKFMTSVMRVGDLRWHFLLQSLEDLQKNLCQLGSCLLVIQGEYESVLRDHIQKWNITQVTLDAEMEPFYKEMEASIRRLGEELGFEVLSLVGHSLYDTKRILDLNSGTPPLTYKRFLHILSLLGDPEVPVRNLTAEDFQRCRPPDPGLAECYRVPLPVDLTISLESLSPWRGGETEGLQCLEQHLTDQGWVASFTKPRTIPNSLLPSTTGLSPYFSMGCLSVRTFFYRLSNICAQAKHHSLPPVSLQGQLLWREFFYTVASATPNFTKMAGNPICLQINWREDAERLHKWRTAQTGFPWIDAIMTQLRQEGWIHHLARHAVACFLTRGDLWISWEEGMKVFEELLLDADYSINAGNWMWLSASAFFHQYTRIFCPVRFGRRTDPEGQYVWKYLPILKNFPSKYIYEPWTASEEEQKQAGCIIGQDYPFPMVNHKEASDHNLQLMKQVREEQYRTAQLTRDDTDDPMEIKVKRDHSEESISKGKVARMTEQTEIPSGITRWEPKNGKRGEPEAS
- the LOC143170085 gene encoding cryptochrome-1-like isoform X2, translating into MPHCTIHLFRKGLRLHDNPTLLAALESSEVVYPVYILDRKFMTSVMRVGDLRWHFLLQSLEDLQKNLCQLGSCLLVIQGEYESVLRDHIQKWNITQVTLDAEMEPFYKEMEASIRRLGEELGFEVLSLVGHSLYDTKRILDLNSGTPPLTYKRFLHILSLLGDPEVPVRNLTAEDFQRCRPPDPGLAECYRVPLPVDLTISLESLSPWRGGETEGLQCLEQHLTDQGWVASFTKPRTIPNSLLPSTTGLSPYFSMGCLSVRTFFYRLSNICAQAKHHSLPPVSLQGQLLWREFFYTVASATPNFTKMAGNPICLQINWREDAERLHKWRTAQTGFPWIDAIMTQLRQEGWIHHLARHAVACFLTRGDLWISWEEGMKVFEELLLDADYSINAGNWMWLSASAFFHQYTRIFCPVRFGRRTDPEGQKYLPILKNFPSKYIYEPWTASEEEQKQAGCIIGQDYPFPMVNHKEASDHNLQLMKQVREEQYRTAQLTRDDTDDPMEIKVKRDHSEESISKGKVARMTEQTEIPSGITRWEPKNGKRGEPEAS